One Arthrobacter sp. StoSoilB19 DNA window includes the following coding sequences:
- a CDS encoding nuclear transport factor 2 family protein, giving the protein MADDSFPQASPLEHVLEFIRVLEAGGGAEDIRPFLSESFLLTEAPHLLAPEGSTRPLAGVLAGADQSRDVVKDQQFTVRRTTCEGSRVVVEADWSATVLMDLPYWDRGETIRARTSSVFEVRNGVIVSQDSYDCYFR; this is encoded by the coding sequence ATGGCTGATGATTCTTTCCCGCAGGCATCCCCGCTGGAGCACGTCCTGGAATTCATCCGGGTCCTTGAAGCCGGCGGCGGTGCGGAGGACATCCGGCCGTTCCTGTCGGAATCATTCCTGTTGACGGAGGCTCCGCACCTTTTGGCCCCGGAAGGGTCCACCCGCCCGCTGGCGGGAGTGCTTGCCGGTGCGGACCAAAGCCGCGATGTGGTGAAGGACCAGCAGTTCACGGTCCGGCGGACCACCTGTGAGGGAAGCCGGGTGGTGGTGGAAGCCGACTGGTCGGCCACCGTGCTGATGGATCTGCCCTACTGGGACCGTGGCGAGACGATCCGGGCCAGGACATCGTCGGTGTTTGAGGTGCGCAACGGCGTCATCGTCAGCCAGGACAGTTACGACTGCTATTTCCGGTAG
- a CDS encoding NAD(P)/FAD-dependent oxidoreductase has translation MDADVLIAGGGPVGLYLAAALLQEGVSVRVFEQRQSRNRHTRAIGIHPPALEALAAVHVASAMVEEGVRIRSGMAVSRGKTVGTMAFGAVSENYPFVLALPQFRTEELLEDRVRTLDPAALVRGANVTEARNDGGKVTIAVQSSPDAANRRGNHNGSATAALLVAADGARSRIRGALGVPVDRKSYPDHYLMGDFDDGSRYGEKAVLFLEPEGIVESFPLPGRVRRWVVRLGRPAEPGTGPDELAELVQRRTGFRPEPATNSMLSAFSVQSTIARRMVAGRSVLVGDAAHQISPIGGQGMNLGWLDARALVPVICAALGGEPTGRRLREFEASRRRAAAVARRQAEINMMLGRPLPGPLLRVRTAAIGAAAAVPAVNQWAARRFTMQ, from the coding sequence ATGGATGCCGATGTCCTGATCGCCGGCGGTGGTCCCGTTGGCCTCTACCTGGCGGCCGCCCTGCTGCAGGAAGGCGTTTCGGTAAGGGTCTTTGAGCAACGGCAGTCGCGGAACCGGCATACCCGGGCCATCGGCATCCACCCGCCGGCCCTGGAAGCACTGGCCGCGGTGCACGTGGCCTCTGCCATGGTGGAGGAGGGTGTCCGCATCCGGTCCGGCATGGCGGTCAGCCGCGGGAAGACGGTGGGCACCATGGCGTTCGGCGCCGTCTCGGAAAACTACCCCTTCGTCCTGGCACTGCCACAGTTCAGGACAGAGGAACTCCTGGAGGACCGCGTACGCACCCTGGACCCCGCGGCGCTGGTCCGGGGTGCCAACGTCACCGAAGCCAGGAACGACGGCGGCAAGGTCACCATCGCGGTCCAGTCCAGCCCGGATGCCGCGAACCGGCGCGGCAACCACAACGGCAGCGCCACCGCCGCCTTGCTGGTCGCGGCAGACGGGGCCCGGTCCCGGATCAGGGGCGCGCTGGGCGTCCCTGTGGACCGGAAGTCCTATCCCGACCACTACCTCATGGGGGATTTCGACGACGGCAGCAGGTACGGGGAGAAAGCCGTCCTGTTCCTCGAGCCGGAAGGAATCGTCGAGTCCTTTCCGCTGCCCGGCCGGGTGCGCCGCTGGGTGGTGCGGCTTGGACGACCCGCCGAACCGGGCACGGGACCGGATGAGCTGGCGGAACTTGTGCAACGCCGGACCGGGTTCCGTCCTGAGCCGGCCACGAACTCCATGCTGAGCGCGTTCAGCGTCCAATCCACGATTGCCCGGCGCATGGTGGCCGGCCGCTCCGTCCTGGTGGGGGATGCCGCCCACCAGATCAGCCCCATCGGCGGGCAGGGCATGAACCTGGGCTGGCTGGATGCCAGGGCGCTGGTGCCCGTGATCTGCGCCGCACTGGGTGGCGAACCAACGGGAAGGCGGCTTCGCGAATTTGAGGCAAGCCGGCGCCGGGCTGCGGCCGTGGCCCGGCGGCAAGCCGAAATCAACATGATGCTTGGAAGGCCGCTGCCCGGGCCGCTCCTTCGTGTCCGCACTGCCGCCATTGGCGCGGCCGCCGCCGTGCCTGCCGTGAACCAGTGGGCCGCCCGGCGCTTCACCATGCAGTAA
- a CDS encoding class I SAM-dependent methyltransferase — MGILLRRRATTDVEQMDRPDCDARLLDNTYRQFAVINRVLSGWRKLYARELRTMAPPDQRPLTVLDIGSGGGDLAVMLARWAAKDGKAVHITGIDPDPRAARFAQQRPSMAGVEFRKAHSGELVSEGARFDVVISNHVLHHLGPEELRQLLADSEILTAGKALHNDLIRSPAAFALFSVAALPFRQSFIREDGLTSIRRSYTRAELAAAAPPGWSVEHSSVFHQVLAYRQG; from the coding sequence ATGGGGATCCTCCTGCGCCGACGAGCCACCACGGACGTGGAGCAGATGGACAGGCCGGACTGCGATGCCCGTCTCCTGGACAACACGTACCGGCAGTTCGCCGTCATCAACCGGGTGCTGTCCGGCTGGCGGAAACTGTATGCCAGGGAACTCAGGACCATGGCCCCTCCCGACCAGCGCCCGCTAACGGTGCTGGACATCGGCTCCGGCGGCGGCGACCTGGCCGTGATGCTGGCCCGCTGGGCGGCCAAAGACGGCAAAGCGGTGCATATCACGGGCATCGATCCTGATCCCCGTGCGGCCCGGTTCGCCCAGCAACGCCCGTCCATGGCCGGCGTGGAATTCCGCAAGGCGCACAGCGGCGAGCTGGTCAGCGAGGGTGCCCGGTTCGACGTCGTCATCTCCAACCACGTCCTGCACCATCTTGGCCCGGAGGAACTCCGGCAACTGCTGGCGGATTCGGAGATCCTGACCGCGGGAAAGGCGTTGCACAACGACCTGATCCGCAGTCCTGCCGCCTTTGCCCTTTTCAGTGTGGCCGCCCTGCCGTTCCGGCAGTCCTTCATCCGGGAAGACGGCCTCACCTCCATCCGCCGCAGCTACACGCGCGCCGAGCTTGCCGCAGCCGCTCCCCCGGGCTGGTCCGTGGAGCACTCATCGGTCTTCCACCAGGTCCTGGCCTACCGGCAGGGCTGA
- a CDS encoding type III polyketide synthase, protein MTVYVRSLETAVPETKLIQSEARDVFAAQPGLSRLGSRLVNTCFDGAAIETRFTAVQELTNTSRAEDPQFYDQETGLLLNPSTKVRNDIFAREATKLFVAASRAALRAAPEVDLLDITHLVTVSCTGFFNPGPDYKVVRELGLNPAVQRYHLGFMGCYAAFPALRAAKLFCEADPNAVVLVVCAELCSLHVRTSNDPDTIMGSALFADGAAAAVVTARPGMADTALMKLDHFETVLTPVGEDSMAWNIGDNGFEMVLGNYVPHIIDDHIVGALQPLLAREPELVPLPYTAIPHWAIHPGGRSILDKVQSRLGLSDTQLIPARETLRNYGNMSSATVLFVLKHILEQPLREGPAAEERICSMAFGPGLTVETGLFTKIRQATGGAPGWEGSAAEDALGQLQSRTPAEAPVA, encoded by the coding sequence ATGACGGTCTACGTACGTTCACTTGAAACTGCAGTTCCGGAGACAAAGCTCATCCAGTCCGAGGCCCGTGACGTATTTGCCGCGCAGCCTGGCTTGTCGCGCTTAGGCTCGCGGCTGGTGAACACCTGTTTTGACGGTGCTGCCATCGAGACGAGGTTTACCGCCGTCCAGGAACTCACCAACACGTCCCGCGCCGAAGATCCGCAGTTCTACGACCAGGAAACCGGGCTCCTGCTGAACCCCAGCACCAAAGTCCGCAACGATATCTTCGCCCGCGAGGCCACCAAGCTGTTTGTGGCGGCCTCGCGTGCTGCCCTGCGGGCCGCCCCGGAAGTCGATTTACTTGACATAACTCATCTCGTGACGGTCTCCTGCACCGGCTTCTTCAATCCGGGCCCCGACTACAAGGTGGTCCGTGAACTCGGCCTTAATCCCGCAGTCCAGCGTTACCACCTCGGCTTCATGGGCTGCTACGCCGCCTTTCCTGCCCTGCGTGCCGCGAAACTGTTTTGCGAGGCGGACCCGAATGCGGTGGTCCTGGTTGTCTGCGCTGAACTGTGCTCGCTCCACGTACGCACCTCCAACGACCCGGACACCATCATGGGCTCGGCCCTGTTCGCCGATGGTGCCGCCGCCGCCGTCGTAACCGCGCGCCCAGGCATGGCGGACACCGCACTGATGAAGCTGGACCACTTCGAGACGGTCCTGACACCGGTGGGTGAGGATTCCATGGCCTGGAACATCGGTGACAACGGCTTTGAAATGGTCCTGGGCAACTACGTGCCCCACATCATCGATGACCACATAGTCGGCGCGCTGCAGCCCCTTCTGGCCAGGGAGCCGGAACTGGTGCCACTCCCCTACACGGCAATCCCCCACTGGGCCATCCACCCCGGCGGCCGGAGCATCCTGGACAAGGTGCAGTCCAGGCTCGGCCTCAGCGACACCCAGCTGATCCCCGCACGGGAAACCTTGCGCAACTACGGCAACATGAGCAGCGCCACGGTGCTCTTCGTCCTCAAGCACATCCTTGAACAACCACTCCGGGAAGGGCCGGCCGCGGAAGAGCGGATCTGTTCCATGGCGTTTGGCCCGGGTCTGACCGTGGAAACCGGCCTGTTCACCAAGATTCGGCAGGCAACAGGCGGCGCTCCGGGGTGGGAGGGCAGCGCGGCAGAGGATGCCCTGGGCCAGCTCCAAAGCCGGACGCCGGCCGAAGCGCCCGTGGCCTGA
- a CDS encoding S8 family serine peptidase — MLVATIAGVATAPAANAADKPVLPGPSAAEKLPDAPAPTDQFIVKFKPSAAGSAAERDETYSRAAGHASIGVREIKTTASDAKVVKTSHRLNAGESRRVLESIAADDKVESVEPDILMHPSYTPNDTYYSLQWALSDPGVGIRVPSVWDKTTGTGQIVAVIDTGITAHSDLNANVMAGYDMIADPTVSSDGDGRDPDASDPGDYRTSGTCGSTSSAHSSWHGTHVAGIIAAVANNSEGVSGAAPGVKIEPVRALGDCGSGYLSDVSDSITWASGGAVSGVPANANPAKTINLSVGGAAACPSTLQAAIDGAVSRGSSVFVAAGNESQLAENNAPANCSNVITVGATNQSGSKASYSNFGAAVDVMAPGGDTGAGILSTYNAGTTTPGAEAYGYLMGTSMATPMAASVGALMKAADPSLTPARIEAKLKATARPLPGTCPGGCGAGLIDALAAVAFPAPQTPIAVKAASLNGALGAATTGEIYGLRDNGGYQCFEHGCILYSPASGAHVSTGAIRGLWAETGFEAGGLGYPVTDEVGGLRDGGAYQNYQGGAIVWSPATGAHISVGAIRGLWAETGFENGGLGYPVTDEVGGLRDGGAYQNYQGGAIVWSPATGAHISVGAIRREWAVSGFEGGKLGYPVSNEVGGLRDGGVYQNYQGGAIVWSPATGAHMSVGGIRSIWASTGYESGRLGYPTSDEYSTGNDGGVAQNYQGGVIHWSPGGSYIS; from the coding sequence GTGTTGGTAGCCACGATCGCCGGCGTAGCCACCGCACCAGCCGCAAACGCCGCAGACAAACCCGTCTTGCCCGGGCCTTCAGCCGCAGAGAAATTGCCGGATGCCCCAGCTCCCACCGACCAGTTCATCGTAAAGTTCAAACCCTCAGCGGCCGGCAGCGCCGCGGAGCGGGACGAGACCTATTCCAGGGCTGCCGGGCATGCCTCCATCGGCGTGCGGGAGATCAAGACCACGGCCAGCGACGCCAAGGTGGTCAAGACAAGCCACAGGCTCAATGCCGGGGAGTCCAGGCGCGTGCTGGAGAGCATCGCTGCGGACGACAAAGTCGAATCCGTGGAGCCTGACATTCTCATGCATCCGTCGTACACCCCCAACGACACCTACTACTCCTTGCAGTGGGCTCTGTCTGACCCTGGCGTCGGCATCAGGGTTCCGTCTGTCTGGGACAAAACCACGGGTACGGGCCAGATCGTCGCGGTGATCGACACCGGCATAACCGCCCACAGCGATCTCAACGCGAACGTCATGGCAGGCTACGACATGATCGCCGACCCAACCGTTTCAAGTGACGGCGACGGCAGGGACCCGGACGCCTCCGACCCGGGGGACTACCGGACCTCCGGGACTTGCGGTTCCACCTCATCCGCCCATTCTTCCTGGCACGGAACCCATGTCGCCGGGATTATCGCCGCTGTCGCCAATAACAGTGAAGGAGTCAGCGGCGCCGCTCCGGGCGTGAAGATCGAGCCGGTCCGCGCGCTTGGTGACTGCGGCAGCGGCTACCTCTCGGACGTGTCGGACAGCATTACGTGGGCTTCCGGAGGAGCAGTCTCCGGCGTGCCCGCCAATGCGAACCCGGCGAAAACCATCAATCTGAGCGTCGGGGGAGCGGCGGCCTGCCCTTCCACCCTGCAGGCCGCCATTGACGGGGCGGTCAGCCGCGGCTCATCCGTATTCGTGGCTGCCGGCAACGAAAGCCAGCTCGCCGAAAACAATGCGCCGGCAAACTGCAGCAACGTCATTACGGTCGGTGCCACCAACCAGTCCGGATCCAAAGCCTCGTACTCGAACTTCGGTGCCGCCGTCGACGTCATGGCCCCGGGAGGCGACACAGGTGCCGGCATCCTGTCCACCTACAACGCCGGAACAACCACTCCAGGCGCAGAAGCGTACGGCTACCTGATGGGAACGTCGATGGCGACGCCGATGGCGGCCTCCGTCGGCGCACTGATGAAAGCCGCTGATCCCTCCCTGACGCCAGCCCGGATCGAGGCGAAGCTGAAGGCAACGGCCAGGCCCCTTCCGGGAACCTGCCCAGGAGGCTGCGGCGCCGGCTTGATTGATGCCTTGGCGGCCGTCGCGTTTCCGGCCCCGCAGACTCCGATTGCCGTAAAGGCAGCGTCCCTGAACGGGGCCTTAGGAGCTGCCACTACGGGAGAGATCTATGGGCTCAGGGATAACGGCGGGTACCAGTGTTTCGAGCACGGTTGCATCCTTTATTCGCCGGCGTCCGGGGCTCACGTCTCCACCGGCGCGATTCGAGGCCTGTGGGCGGAGACAGGATTTGAGGCTGGTGGCCTCGGCTACCCGGTGACCGATGAAGTTGGCGGGCTCCGGGATGGAGGTGCCTACCAGAACTACCAGGGCGGCGCCATCGTCTGGTCACCGGCGACGGGGGCCCACATTTCCGTGGGGGCGATCCGCGGCCTGTGGGCGGAGACAGGATTTGAGAATGGTGGCCTCGGCTACCCGGTGACCGATGAAGTTGGCGGGCTCCGGGACGGAGGTGCCTACCAGAACTACCAGGGCGGCGCCATCGTCTGGTCCCCAGCCACCGGAGCGCATATCTCTGTTGGCGCCATCCGTCGCGAATGGGCGGTGTCGGGATTTGAGGGCGGCAAGCTCGGCTACCCGGTATCAAACGAAGTGGGCGGGCTGCGCGACGGGGGTGTCTACCAGAACTACCAGGGCGGTGCCATCGTCTGGTCCCCAGCCACCGGAGCGCATATGTCCGTAGGCGGCATCCGCTCCATCTGGGCCTCAACAGGGTACGAATCAGGGCGCCTCGGCTACCCGACAAGTGACGAGTACTCCACGGGCAACGACGGTGGCGTCGCGCAAAACTACCAGGGCGGCGTCATCCATTGGAGCCCAGGCGGTTCCTACATCTCCTGA
- a CDS encoding DUF3054 domain-containing protein: MSSLKTKAAATTSGKTVLAAAAADVVLILAFAAIGRDAHHREEPILGVLLTAWPFLAGAAAGWVVSRAWRSPLSALRAGVPVWLGSLIGGMLLRALTAQTVVLPFVIVATLALATFLVGYRLLAAGAARLRRR, from the coding sequence ATGAGTTCCTTGAAAACGAAGGCGGCAGCTACAACGTCCGGAAAAACGGTGCTGGCAGCGGCGGCTGCCGATGTCGTGCTGATCCTTGCGTTCGCCGCCATCGGCCGCGACGCGCACCACCGCGAGGAGCCCATCCTGGGTGTGCTGCTGACTGCATGGCCCTTCCTTGCCGGCGCGGCAGCGGGATGGGTCGTTTCCCGCGCCTGGCGCAGCCCTTTGTCTGCCCTCCGGGCGGGTGTTCCGGTCTGGCTCGGCAGCCTCATCGGCGGCATGCTTTTGCGCGCGCTGACCGCACAGACGGTTGTCCTCCCCTTCGTCATCGTTGCCACGCTGGCCCTCGCAACGTTCCTCGTGGGCTACCGGCTCCTGGCTGCCGGTGCCGCGCGTCTCCGCCGCCGATAG
- a CDS encoding Lrp/AsnC ligand binding domain-containing protein → MVTAFVLIKTDAARIPETAEEISAIEGISEVYSVTGEWDLIAVARVHRHEDLADVIADRLSKVPAVVHTTTHIAFRAYSQHDLDAAFSLGFEQ, encoded by the coding sequence GTGGTCACCGCATTTGTTCTGATCAAGACTGACGCCGCCCGCATTCCCGAGACTGCGGAGGAAATCTCAGCCATCGAAGGCATCAGTGAGGTGTACTCCGTCACTGGAGAATGGGATCTGATTGCGGTGGCGCGTGTCCACCGGCACGAGGACCTGGCTGATGTTATCGCCGACCGGCTCTCCAAGGTTCCTGCAGTGGTCCACACCACCACGCACATCGCATTCCGGGCGTACTCACAGCACGATCTCGACGCTGCCTTTTCCCTGGGCTTCGAGCAGTAA
- the trpD gene encoding anthranilate phosphoribosyltransferase: protein MTSQASAASGNTWPRLISALIKGNDLTAENTSWAMDTIMSGEATPAQIAGFLVALSAKGETVDELSGLVEAMLAHANPVEISGEKLDIVGTGGDQLNTVNISTMAALVAAGAGAKVVKHGNRAASSSSGSADVLEALGVRLDLSIAQVARNAEEAGITFCFAQVFHPSFRHTAVPRRELAIPTAFNFLGPLTNPAKVQASAVGVANARMAPLVAGVLARRGSRGLVFRGNDGLDELTTTGPSTVWEIRGGGVTELFFSPEDLGISLATVEQLRGGDAVANAGVVRDVLAGKEGPARDAVLVNAAAGLVAFDREAEGPFLARMQKAYARAAQSIDSGAAAAVLDRWVSLSRA from the coding sequence GTGACTTCACAGGCATCTGCAGCGTCCGGCAACACCTGGCCCCGGCTGATCTCGGCACTGATCAAGGGCAATGACCTTACGGCGGAGAACACGTCCTGGGCCATGGACACCATCATGTCCGGCGAAGCCACGCCGGCCCAGATCGCCGGATTCCTGGTGGCCCTCAGCGCCAAGGGCGAAACCGTGGATGAGCTTTCCGGCCTGGTTGAGGCGATGCTGGCGCATGCCAACCCGGTGGAAATTTCCGGCGAGAAGCTGGATATCGTCGGCACCGGTGGTGACCAACTTAACACCGTCAACATCTCCACCATGGCCGCGCTTGTGGCCGCCGGGGCCGGCGCAAAGGTGGTGAAGCACGGCAACCGGGCCGCGTCGTCGTCGTCGGGATCCGCTGACGTGCTCGAAGCGCTCGGCGTCCGGCTCGACCTGTCCATTGCGCAGGTGGCCCGGAACGCCGAAGAGGCGGGTATCACATTCTGTTTCGCGCAGGTGTTCCACCCGTCATTCCGCCATACCGCGGTACCCCGGCGCGAATTGGCAATACCTACCGCATTCAACTTCCTGGGACCGCTGACCAACCCTGCCAAGGTGCAGGCGTCGGCCGTCGGCGTGGCCAATGCGCGGATGGCGCCGCTCGTTGCAGGCGTCCTGGCCCGGCGGGGGAGCAGGGGGCTGGTGTTCCGGGGCAACGACGGCCTGGACGAACTCACCACCACCGGCCCGTCCACCGTGTGGGAGATCCGCGGCGGGGGCGTCACTGAACTGTTCTTCTCCCCGGAGGACCTCGGCATCAGCCTGGCCACCGTTGAGCAGCTTCGCGGCGGTGATGCAGTGGCAAACGCAGGAGTTGTCCGTGACGTGCTTGCCGGCAAGGAGGGTCCTGCCCGGGACGCGGTCCTGGTGAATGCGGCGGCAGGCCTGGTTGCCTTCGACCGTGAAGCGGAAGGCCCGTTCCTGGCGAGGATGCAGAAGGCCTACGCGCGGGCTGCGCAATCGATAGATTCCGGCGCCGCTGCAGCCGTCCTGGACCGTTGGGTGTCCCTGTCCCGCGCCTGA
- a CDS encoding heme-copper oxidase subunit III, which yields MGSTDFYRHNVYVTSATHAPSTPAHPTLNRPNMVSVGTVVWLSSELMFFAGLFAMYFTLRSTSGEMWAEETAKLNFPFALVNTIVLVASSFTCQMGVFAAERLQPRRTGGALQFARWGMNEWFTLTFLMGAFFVAGQTTEYAMLVSEHVSLSSNAYGSAFYMTTGFHGLHVIGGLIAFLLIMGRSFAAKKFGHFEATSAIVTSYYWHFVDVVWIGLFLVIYVLK from the coding sequence TTGGGCAGCACGGACTTTTACAGACATAATGTCTATGTGACATCTGCGACCCATGCCCCCAGTACCCCGGCGCACCCAACGCTGAACCGCCCCAACATGGTTTCTGTCGGAACCGTTGTGTGGCTGTCCAGCGAGTTGATGTTCTTCGCCGGTCTTTTCGCCATGTACTTCACGCTCCGCTCCACGAGCGGTGAAATGTGGGCTGAAGAGACAGCCAAGCTCAACTTCCCCTTTGCGCTCGTCAACACGATTGTCCTTGTGGCCAGTTCCTTTACTTGCCAGATGGGCGTCTTCGCCGCAGAGCGGCTGCAGCCCCGGCGTACCGGAGGTGCCCTTCAGTTCGCCCGTTGGGGAATGAACGAATGGTTCACCCTGACGTTCCTCATGGGTGCGTTCTTCGTTGCCGGCCAGACCACCGAATACGCGATGCTGGTTTCCGAGCACGTCTCGCTTTCCTCCAACGCCTACGGCTCTGCCTTCTACATGACCACCGGCTTCCACGGCCTGCACGTCATCGGCGGGCTTATCGCCTTCCTGCTCATCATGGGCCGGTCCTTTGCCGCGAAGAAGTTCGGACACTTTGAAGCTACGTCCGCGATCGTCACCTCGTACTACTGGCACTTCGTTGACGTCGTGTGGATCGGCCTCTTCCTGGTCATCTACGTACTCAAGTAG
- a CDS encoding c-type cytochrome, protein MKAISQKRRHPLAAIALLLMGLLITGGLYAVATSMNEAKASTTTASASDVEEGGKLFAANCATCHGMGASGSKDGPSLVGVGAAAVDFQVGTGRMPMQMNGPQAMKKPVQFNEQQTSQLAAYVASLGAGPAIPAEDLTNGGGDAAAGGELFRTNCAMCHNAAAAGGALTQGKFAPALADVSGKHIYEAMATGPQNMPVFNDANITPEGKKDIITFLKQIETTGSPGGADLGSLGPVAEGLFVWVAGLGVIIAFTIWLTSRTS, encoded by the coding sequence GTGAAGGCAATCTCACAAAAGCGGCGTCACCCACTGGCAGCAATAGCGCTGCTTCTGATGGGGCTCCTCATCACGGGTGGGCTGTACGCCGTGGCAACCTCCATGAATGAGGCCAAGGCGAGCACCACCACCGCAAGCGCAAGCGACGTCGAAGAGGGCGGCAAGCTGTTTGCCGCCAACTGCGCCACCTGCCACGGCATGGGCGCCAGTGGTTCCAAGGATGGCCCCTCCCTGGTTGGCGTCGGCGCTGCCGCTGTTGACTTCCAGGTGGGCACCGGGCGCATGCCGATGCAGATGAACGGTCCCCAGGCAATGAAAAAGCCGGTCCAGTTCAACGAACAGCAGACCTCACAGCTTGCAGCGTACGTCGCTTCGCTGGGAGCCGGCCCGGCAATTCCTGCAGAAGACCTGACAAACGGCGGCGGCGACGCCGCAGCCGGCGGGGAGCTCTTCCGCACCAACTGCGCCATGTGCCACAACGCCGCCGCAGCCGGCGGCGCGCTGACCCAGGGCAAGTTCGCGCCCGCCCTGGCCGACGTCAGCGGCAAGCACATCTACGAGGCCATGGCCACGGGCCCGCAGAACATGCCCGTCTTCAACGATGCCAACATCACCCCCGAAGGCAAGAAGGACATCATCACCTTCCTGAAGCAGATCGAGACCACCGGTTCGCCGGGCGGTGCCGACCTGGGTTCGCTTGGCCCCGTCGCTGAAGGCCTGTTCGTATGGGTTGCCGGCTTGGGCGTCATTATCGCCTTCACCATCTGGCTGACTTCCAGGACGTCCTGA
- a CDS encoding Rieske 2Fe-2S domain-containing protein encodes MGNHSDGSPNHSGTVATAGQNEVEKFQDPGIPPHRLRLADTDPKAAKRAERQVALLFGISVVGTLIFLVAYFAIDLGDDSSIATIRLQNALLGVGTAFAMLGIGTGIVHWAKALMPDHEVSEERHAIRYEEDRQAAVRIVDDIVEETGIKRRPLIRNTLLGAVALAPLPAVAIFGDLGPRPDDKLAHTMWAPQDGKRKRLTRDPDGTPIKASDVTIGSAFHVIPEGLNELEEGKLNEKAKSVVLLMRLDPASLNPSKGREEWGYNGIVAYSKICTHVGCPVALYEQQTHHLLCPCHQSTFDLTQECKVIFGPASRPLPQLPIAVDDEGYLVATSDFHEPVGPSYWERDSHERSINS; translated from the coding sequence ATGGGCAACCATAGTGACGGCAGTCCGAACCACTCGGGCACCGTAGCTACGGCTGGTCAGAATGAGGTGGAGAAGTTCCAGGATCCTGGAATTCCCCCGCATCGTTTGCGCCTGGCTGACACGGACCCGAAGGCCGCAAAGCGGGCAGAACGGCAGGTCGCCTTACTATTTGGCATCTCTGTTGTTGGAACCCTGATCTTCCTGGTGGCGTACTTCGCCATTGATTTGGGTGATGACTCCAGCATCGCCACCATCCGGCTCCAGAACGCCCTGCTCGGTGTAGGTACTGCCTTCGCCATGCTGGGTATCGGTACCGGCATCGTGCACTGGGCCAAGGCCCTGATGCCCGACCACGAAGTCTCCGAAGAACGCCACGCCATCCGCTACGAGGAGGACCGCCAGGCGGCTGTCCGCATCGTCGACGACATCGTGGAAGAGACCGGCATCAAGCGCCGTCCGCTGATCCGCAACACCCTGCTCGGTGCTGTGGCGCTCGCCCCGCTTCCCGCCGTCGCCATCTTCGGTGACCTCGGACCCCGTCCGGACGACAAGCTCGCACACACCATGTGGGCCCCCCAGGACGGAAAGCGCAAGCGCCTGACCCGTGACCCTGACGGAACTCCCATCAAGGCTTCGGATGTCACCATCGGCTCGGCCTTCCACGTCATCCCGGAAGGCCTGAACGAACTCGAGGAAGGCAAGCTCAACGAGAAGGCAAAGTCCGTTGTGCTGCTCATGCGCCTTGATCCCGCATCGCTCAACCCGTCCAAGGGCCGCGAAGAGTGGGGCTACAACGGCATCGTTGCCTACTCGAAGATCTGCACCCACGTTGGCTGCCCCGTTGCTCTGTACGAGCAGCAGACGCACCACCTGCTGTGCCCGTGCCACCAGTCCACCTTTGACCTCACGCAGGAGTGCAAGGTGATCTTCGGCCCCGCCAGCCGTCCTCTCCCCCAGCTGCCCATCGCAGTTGATGACGAGGGCTACCTGGTCGCTACCAGCGACTTCCATGAACCCGTAGGACCAAGTTACTGGGAGCGTGATTCGCATGAGCGCAGCATCAACAGCTGA